One Anopheles marshallii chromosome 3, idAnoMarsDA_429_01, whole genome shotgun sequence genomic region harbors:
- the LOC128715647 gene encoding uncharacterized protein LOC128715647 — MNLITTTTVRSARYRLWHLAACGLLLLVVAQHTAGADLKERARAALLLEKPNGSASCQVQQPQPCPPSKFRSASGECNNFNHRYWGARGDPFIRLLQPDYADGRLKPRTSIGSHALPTPDFIVNQLQRSVDEKAIHPHITAMLPAWGQLLAYDLVQILSPNSRYRCCRNQTQTDETQDDVVQCYVRMGEGCREYKRSIPSHDPSNCEFHYRDQMNAASGFLDGSGLYGTTEKEIHALRTFLNGKVDTGACLRCNEPGAIGALHTVLLKEHNRIADQLAKLNPEWSDTTLFYETRRIVMAQIQHITFNEFLPILLGSQITNNPDLRLETGGYYSGYSSANRAGIFAEVAVGAIPAFLTMLPPDMYNDSMSAEILLSSPAMQQTFIPDHASFNDEWTPISLAIHRARDHGVPAYHKAINLCEKRFGKPFGTKLSFDDMQYFGLGQGKREVLESMYQDPEDIDLLVGGLMETSALGTVFGPTLTCLMAIQFANMRSSDRFWYENDLPPSSLTLPQLQAIRRVTLSGLLCETKDVQRAQPKAFIREDPYLNARLSCEQLGGLDVSAWRSEQDDEVEEYMQEEQPTPPEFEELNMDLISSAINKAKTKLNERKRQEYEAWVRQGGIDAKSPDGTAASFSKANRNALIIANTSLFYELATNEIVNSLHTLRRRKRQVFDNNLGGFTSDDFSNALQSVDVNQFITGSISPINLEPQCENLEAPCDTTTPFRTLTAHCNNLRNPELGQSLTVFARLLPPVYDDGISQPRSLSVTGTPLPNPRSISSLIHPDISNLHTRYSLMVMQYAQFLDHDLTMTPIHKGFHESIPSCRSCDSPRTVHPECSPFPVPPRDHYYPEVNVTSGERLCFPSMRSLPGQQTLGPREQINQNTAFLDASQIYGENGCIAKKLRGFSGRLNSTIHPIQGKELLPQSPVHPECKSPSGYCFIAGDGRASEQPGLTAIHTLFMREHNRIVEGLRGVNPHWNGDQLYEQARRIVIAQNQHITYNEFLPRILSWNAVNLYGLKLLSQGYYKEYNPTCNPSIVTEFATAAFRIGHSLLRPHIPRLSVQHQPIDPPLLLRDGFFRTDNFLQPGLVDEIARGLVATPMETLDQFITGEVTNHLFEDRRIPFSGFDLIALNIHRGRDHGVPSYNNYRALCNLKRAQTWEDLGREIPPEVIARLRRIYAHVDDIDLFPGGMSERPLQGGLVGPTFACIIAIQFRQLRKCDRFWYENEDPVAKFTEQQLAEVRKTTLARIICENLDITGDMQRAAFDLPSNFLNPRVPCSSMPQIDLSAWRENIVQGCQIGGKNVNVGESAFPSPCTSCICTNEGPQCASLRITDCGQLAREWPRDVILRDDVCSAQCGLVLQNASPQGRNIPISLRPPPQRVARSRIVQQQTASQPFTFQGFQFPDLSQFIG, encoded by the exons ATGAATCTAATCACCACAACGACGGTCCGTTCAGCAAG GTACCGGCTATGGCACCTAGCTGCTTGCGGTCTTTTACTACTAGTCGTAGCACAGCACACGGCGGGAGCCGATCTAAAGGAACGGGCCCGTGCCGCTTTACTGCTGGAAAAACCCAACGGTTCTGCCAGCTGCCAAGTGCAGCAGCCTCAACCCTGCCCACCGAGCAAGTTCCGTTCGGCGTCGGGCGAATGCAACAACTTCAATCACCGATACTGGGGTGCCCGTGGTGATCCCTTCATACGACTGCTCCAACCCGACTACGCGGACGGCAGACTTAAGCCACGTACGTCGATCGGATCGCATGCACTGCCCACGCCCGACTTCATCGTGAATCAGCTGCAACGGTCCGTCGATGAGAAGGCCATCCATCCACACATCACGGCCATGCTGCCGGCCTGGGGACAGCTGCTAGCGTACGATCTTGTGCAGATATTGTCCCCGAACTCGCGCTACCGTTGCTGTCGCAATCAAACGCAAACGGACGAAACGCAGGACGACGTGGTGCAGTGTTACGTACGGATGGGTGAAGGATGTCGCGAGTACAAGCGATCGATCCCGTCGCACGATCCTTCCAACTGCGAGTTCCACTATCGCGACCAGATGAATGCAGCATCCGGCTTCCTGGATGGTTCGGGACTGTACGGCACGACGGAGAAGGAAATTCACGCGCTGCGTACGTTCCTGAACGGGAAGGTAGACACCGGCGCCTGTCTGCGTTGTAACGAACCGGGCGCCATCGGTGCACTGCATACGGTGCTGCTAAAGGAACACAACCGCATTGCCGATCAGCTCGCAAAGCTTAACCCGGAGTGGAGCGACACTACGCTGTTCTACGAAACGCGTCGCATTGTGATGGCACAGATTCAGCACATCACGTTCAACGAATTCTTGCCCATTCTGTTGGGCAGCCAGATCACGAACAATCCCGATCTACGGCTGGAGACCGGTGGCTACTACAGTGGCTACTCTAGTGCGAACCGTGCCGGCATCTTTGCAGAGGTGGCCGTCGGTGCTATTCCAGCCTTCCTCACGATGCTACCTCCGGACATGTATAACGACTCCATGTCGGCTGAGATTCTGCTCTCTTCGCCGGCTATGCAGCAAACGTTCATCCCGGACCATGCCAGCTTCAACGACGAGTGGACACCGATTTCCCTGGCAATTCATCGTGCACGCGATCACGGCGTACCGGCCTACCACAAGGCGATCAATCTGTGTGAAAAGCGCTTTGGAAAGCCATTCGGCACTAAGCTCAGCTTCGACGACATGCAGTACTTTGGACTGGGACAGGGCAAGCGCGAGGTGTTGGAGAGCATGTACCA AGATCCGGAAGATATCGATCTGTTGGTTGGTGGACTGATGGAGACTTCGGCCTTGGGAACAGTGTTCGGACCCACGCTAACCTGCCTGATGGCCATCCAGTTTGCGAACATGCGTAGCAGCGATCGGTTCTGGTACGAGAACGATCTTCCACCGTCCTCGCTGACACTGCCCCAGCTGCAGGCTATACGCCGGGTCACGCTTTCCGGCCTATTGTGCGAAACAAAGGACGTACAACGGGCTCAACCGAAGGCCTTCATCCGCGAGGATCCGTACCTGAACGCGCGGCTTAGCTGCGAGCAGCTCGGTGGACTTGACGTTTCTGCCTGGCGTTCGGAACAGGACGACGAGGTGGAGGAGTACATGCAGGAAGAACAGCCAACACCGCCCGAGTTCGAGGAACTCAACATGGATCTAATCTCGAGCGCCATCAACAAAGCCAAAACGAAGCTCAACGAACGCAAGCGACAGGAATACGAGGCGTGGGTACGAC AGGGAGGCATCGATGCCAAGTCTCCGGACGGAACGGCCGCATCCTTCAGCAAAGCTAACCGAAATGCACTGATCATCGCCAACACCTCACTGTTCTACGAACTGGCCACGAACGAGATCGTTAACTCGCTGCATAC GCTGCGACGTCGGAAGCGCCAAGTGTTTGACAACAATCTGGGCGGATTCACCAGTGACGACTTCAGCAATGCACTCCAAAGCGTAGACGTCAATCAGTTCATTACTGGTTCCATCTCGCCCATCAATCTGGAACCGCAGTGTGAAAATCTGGAAGCACCCTGTGACACGACAACGCCCTTCCGTACACTTACCGCCCATTGTAACAATCTGCGCAACCCAGAGCTAGGCCAATCACTTACCGTATTTGCCCGATTGCTCCCTCCGGTGTATGATGACGGTATTTCCCAGCCACGATCACTCTCCGTCACCGGCACACCGTTGCCGAATCCACGGTCCATCTCCTCACTAATCCATCCGGACATTTCCAATCTGCACACGCGCTATTCGCTGATGGTGATGCAGTACGCACAGTTCCTTGATCACGATCTCACTATGACACCGATCCACAAAGGCTTCCACGAGTCGATTCCCAGCTGCCGGTCGTGTGACTCACCCCGTACCGTGCATCCGGAGTGTAGTCCATTCCCGGTGCCGCCACGAGACCACTACTACCCGGAGGTGAACGTGACCAGCGGCGAACGGTTGTGTTTCCCTTCAATGCGCTCGCTGCCCGGTCAGCAGACATTGGGACCCCGTGAACAGATTAACCAGAATACGGCCTTCCTAGATGCGTCACAGATCTACGGCGAGAACGGGTGCATTGCGAAGAAGCTGCGCGGTTTCTCGGGTCGTCTTAACTCAACGATCCACCCGATACAGGGCAAGGAACTGTTGCCACAGAGCCCGGTACACCCCGAGTGTAAATCGCCGAGCGGATACTGCTTCATTGCGGGCGATGGACGTGCCTCGGAACAGCCAGGTCTGACCGCGATCCACACACTGTTCATGCGCGAACATAACCGCATCGTCGAGGGGCTGCGCGGTGTCAACCCACACTGGAACGGCGATCAGCTGTACGAGCAGGCGCGGCGCATTGTGATTGCCCAGAACCAGCACATCACCTACAACGAGTTCCTGCCGCGCATCCTCAGCTGGAACGCGGTCAATCTGTACGGCTTGAAGCTGCTGTCGCAGGGCTACTACAAGGAGTACAACCCAACCTGCAATCCATCGATCGTGACGGAGTTTGCCACGGCCGCATTCCGCATTGGCCATTCGTTGCTTCGCCCGCACATTCCACGGCTGAGCGTGCAGCATCAACCGATCGAtccgccgctgctgctgcgcgATGGATTCTTCCGCACGGACAACTTCCTGCAGCCCGGGCTTGTGGATGAGATTGCACGTGGGCTCGTAGCGACACCGATGGAAACGCTCGATCAGTTCATCACCGGCGAGGTTACGAACCATCTGTTCGAGGATCGTCGCATTCCGTTCTCGGGCTTCGATTTGATCGCGCTGAACATTCACCGGGGCCGTGATCACGGTGTACCGTCGTACAACAACTACCGCGCGTTGTGTAATCTGAAGCGGGCCCAAACATGGGAAGATCTTGGTCGAGAAATTCCGCCGGAGGTGATCGCTAGGTTGCGTCGCATTTACGCTCACGTGGACGATATTGATCTCTTCCCGGGCGGTATGTCCGAGCGTCCGCTACAGGGTGGACTGGTTGGACCGACGTTTGCCTGCATTATTGCGATCCAGTTCCGACAGCTGCGCAAGTGCGATCGATTCTG GTACGAAAACGAAGATCCAGTGGCGAAGTTTACTGAGCAGCAGTTGGCAGAGGTCCGCAAGACGACACTGGCAAGGATCATTTGCGAGAATCTAGACATTACCGGTGATATGCAGCGAGCAGCCTTTGATCTGCCAAGCAACTTCCT CAATCCACGAGTTCCGTGCAGTTCCATGCCACAAATTGATCTCAGCGCGTGGAGAGAAAACATCGTCCAGGGTTGCCAGATCGGAGGCAAGAACGTGAATGTCGGAGAGTCGGCCTTCCCATCGCCGTGTACGAGTTGCATCTGTACCAACGAAGGG CCTCAATGTGCCTCGCTACGTATTACCGACTGTGGCCAGCTTGCCCGCGAGTGGCCTCGTGACGTGATTCTCCGGGACGATGTTTGCAGTGCGCAGTGCGGACTGGTGCTACAGAACGCCTCTCCTCAGGGCCGTAACATTCCGATCAGCTTGCGGCCACCTCCTCAGCGTGTGGCACGGTCCCGCATCGTCCAGCAGCAGACGGCGTCGCAACCGTTCACCTTCCAGGGCTTCCAATTCCCCGATCTGTCGCAATTTATCGGATAG
- the LOC128715648 gene encoding pyruvate dehydrogenase [acetyl-transferring]-phosphatase 1, mitochondrial, with translation MSNRSPKILAIRMRSLATAFSRSYHRASALHRPTGPPKLSPYDVNCILRGNEHTQEFFGGSVKSYDSNQLASNSPIEDSRSEASCVHTSGLLVGIFDGHGGPACSQVISKRLMRYIAASLVPPDDLRQHMLGGAQSFSFLSCHNDKLEFVSEIKELYEKSFNQFANELTNTTLAGFQMHQTLENAFIRLDQDLSREAIEMPSLRTMSVAMSGAVALVAHIDGPHLHVASVGDCSAVLGTVTDTGQWIAKKLTNEHNSDNVGEVRRLLSEHPATERDTVIRGERLLGQLAPLRAMGDFRYKWTREQLEQLVVPQFGEQVIAPYYLTPPYLSACPEITHHILTPRDKFLIIASDGLWDTMSAMQTVHLVGEHMYGKAFLQPLTLPKQDITLGEISQMLSTRKAGLQKKPLDRNAATHLIRNALGGTEYGVEHSKLSHMLSLPQDIVRLFRDDITITVVYFDSEYLRNCPT, from the exons ATGTCAAACAGGTCGCCAAAAATCCTCGCCATACGGATGCGTTCGTTGGCGACAGCCTTCAGCCGAAGCTACCACCGGGCCAGTGCTCTCCACCGTCCGACCGGACCACCGAAACTCTCGCCATACGAT GTAAACTGTATACTGCGAGGGAACGAACACACGCAAGAATTTTTCGGCGGGTCCGTTAAAAGCTACGACTCGAATCAGCTCGCCTCCAACTCGCCTATTGAAGATTCACGCAGCGAAGCGAGCTGCGTGCACACGTCCGGTTTGCTGGTGGGGATATTCGATGGTCATGGTGGGCCGGCCTGTTCGCAGGTGATCAGCAAGCGGCTGATGCGATACATTGCCGCCTCGCTCGTGCCACCGGACGATCTGCGCCAGCATATGCTCGGCGGTGCGCAGAGCTTTTCCTTCCTGAGCTGCCATAATGATAAG CTTGAGTTTGTGAGCGAAATCAAGGAGCTGTACGAGAAAAGCTTCAACCAGTTCGCGAACGAACTCACAAACACTACGCTGGCCGGGTTTCAGATGCATCAAACGCTGGAGAATGCTTTTATCCGGTTGGATCAAGACCTTTCGCGCGAGGCGATCGAAATGCCCAGCCTGCGGACGATGTCAGTCGCAATGAGCGGTGCGGTTGCACTCGTAGCACACATCGACGGGCCACATCTACATGTTGCGTCCGTTGGTGATTGTTCGGCCGTGCTCGGCACTGTCACCGATACCGGTCAGTGGATTGCGAAGAAGCTCACCAACGAACACAACTCCGACAACGTTGgcgaggttcgtcgcttgctcaGCGAACATCCGGCCACGGAGCGAGATACGGTGATTCGTGGCGAACGCTTACTCGGTCAATTAGCGCCGCTACGTGCGATGGGTGATTTTCGCTACAAGTGGACACGCGAACAGCTCGAACAGCTGGTCGTGCCACAGTTTGGGGAGCAAGTAATAGCACCATACTACCTCACGCCACCGTACCTGAGCGCGTGTCCAGAAATAACGCATCACATCTTGACGCCCCGGGACAAGTTTCTCATCATCGCAAGTGATGGGCTGTGGGATACGATGAGCGCCATGCAGACGGTCCATCTTGTCGGGGAGCATATGTACGGTAAGGCGTTCCTGCAGCCGCTCACCCTCCCGAAGCAGGATATTACGCTTGGGGAAATTAGCCAAATGTTGAGCACCCGAAAGGCGGGCCTGCAGAAGAAGCCGCTCGACCGTAATGCGGCGACCCATCTCATCCGGAACGCGCTCGGTGGAACCGAGTACGGTGTGGAGCACTCGAAACTGTCGCACATGCTATCACTGCCGCAGGACATCGTGAGGCTGTTCCGGGACGACATTACCATAACGGTCGTGTACTTCGACTCGGAATATCTCCGCAACTGTCCCACCTGA
- the LOC128715258 gene encoding uncharacterized protein LOC128715258 gives MAVLWIVGLLISSCAGQLLNDTYGGLTKQVTETPSTQVAQWNSLKRYSMYYGGSGAQTALSSVPANRGSLSSRMTSGVVGGVKLIIYLFRLIGDFLRKFGAELRVAKCLLMYSFTFQPLSSKIAGGTIQNWLTGYFGAEDARDLYRFLSRTLFAQLGLSTEV, from the exons ATGGCCGTGCTGTGGATTGTAGGATTGCTGATCTCTTCCTGTGCCGGACAGCTATTAAACGATACTTACGGTGGTCTTACTAAGCAGGTGACCGAAACGCCTTCAACACAAGTCGCTCAGTGGAACAGTTTGAAGCGCTATTCGATGTATTACGGTGGATCGGGTGCGCAAACCGCATTGTCCAGTGTGCCTGCTAACCGTGGTTCGCTTTCATCACGCAT GACATCCGGCGTTGTTGGTGGCGTCAAGCTCATCATCTACTTGTTTCGACTGATCGGTGATTTTCTGCGAAAGTTCGGTGCTGAACTTCGGGTGGCCAAGTGTCTGCTGATGTATTCGTTCACATTTCAACCGCTCAGCTCGAAGATAGCCGGCGGTACGATACAGAACTGGTTAACCGGTTACTTCGGGGCGGAGGACGCCCGCGATCTGTACCGCTTTCTGTCCCGCACCCTGTTCGCTCAGCTGGGACTTTCAACGGAGGTGTGA
- the LOC128714871 gene encoding DNA polymerase delta subunit 3, whose protein sequence is MDAEQLKTCHREIGHIVFDANEKITTRRISNTWSLDSKQSLEILQKWVEQQKDGKQLSFEYVIRGIDKNGNVFITLANEQKTEKVCQMYPKCSKILYSAEIASDVRPLIVSNDNEFSAMNIRLNSEKRQLDQSASQPAQTQPPAPVKQDPKPAKPNMFSMASKPPVKEEKRSPPSTPAVVKPEPKAASPTKPSPKKETKKSVTTGKGAISSFFSSKPSQASVSKAPIKQEPQSPAPTAAEKKEKETKPEPTKEVEKTRKRTITDDEATEEDEDVIPNTPQEGKKRSDSKKRTSKPMLQRKKPSNPSKKSRILQICDSSSEEEMDGKEAAEQRRERLVEFDEEMAEPATEQEAVRKSLSPEKPVENDSNSVNRNRGKVKKLITKTYTDEKGYLITVKDYEMVSEDESAANGMEIDTGTPVVTKAKATPSQGKASSGGKKETPPTPKTKQGSIMSFFAKK, encoded by the exons ATGGATGCAGAGCAGCTGAAAACGTGTCACCGTGAAATTGGTCACATTGTGTTTGATGCTAATGAGAAG ATTACTACACGACGAATTAGTAACACGTGGAGTTTGGATAGTAAACAGTCTTTAGAAATCCTACAGAAATGGGTTGAACAGCAGAAAGATGGAAAACAGCTTTCGTTCGAGTACGTCATTCGTGGGAtcgataaaaatggaaacgttTTTATCACT TTAGCAAATGAGCAGAAGACGGAAAAAGTGTGTCAAATGTATCCAAAGTGCTCGAAAATATTGTATTCCGCGGAGATCGCGTCGGACGTCAGGCCGTTGATTGTATCGAATGATAACGAGTTCAGTGCTATGAATATACGGTTGAATTCTGAAAAACGTCAGCTTGATCAAAGTGCCTCACAACCAGCTCAAACCCAACCTCCAGCCCCAGTGAAACAGGACCCGAAACCAGCCAAACCGAACATGTTTTCGATGGCCAGTAAACCTCCGGTGAAGGAGGAAAAACGTTCACCACCGTCAACGCCGGCAGTTGTGAAACCGGAACCGAAAGCGGCATCACCAACAAAACCTTCACCGAAAAAAGAGACAAAGAAATCCGTCACTACCGGGAAGGGTgctatttcatcatttttctcCTCCAAACCTTCACAAGCTTCTGTCTCAAAAGCTCCCATCAAACAGGAACCACAATCTCCCGCTCCGACtgctgcagaaaaaaaggaaaaggaaacgaaaccgGAACCAACGAAAGAGGTggaaaaaacacgcaaaagaACTATCACCGATGATGAGGCTACGGAGGAAGATGAGGATGTTATACCCAACACGCCCCAGGAGGGGAAGAAGCGAAGCGATAGCAAAAAGCGTACTAGCAAACCAATGTTACAGCGCAAAAAGCCATCCAACCCGTCGAAAAAATCTCGCATCCTGCAAATTTGCGATTCATCCAGCGAAGAGGAAATGGATGGGAAGGAAGCGGCCGAGCAGCGAAGGGAGCGTTTGGTCGAGTTTGATGAGGAAATGGCTGAACCGGCGACAGAGCAGGAAGCAGTCCGGAAGTCGCTTTCACCGGAGAAGCCCGTCGAGAATGATTCGAACAGCGTGAACCGTAATCGAGGCAAGGTTAAGAAGCTGATCACTAAAACGTACACTGATGAGAAGGGCTATTTGA TCACCGTTAAGGACTACGAAATGGTATCGGAGGATGAGTCGGCGgctaatggaatggaaatagaCACCGGTACACCAGTGGTCACAAAGGCTAAAGCAACGCCAAGCCAAGGGAAAGCGTCCTCCGGAGGGAAGAAGgaaacaccaccaacaccgaaAACAAAGCAAGGTTCAATTATGAGCTTTTTTGCGAAGAAGTAA